The window GGGCTGGGGCACGCGCCTGGCGGTGGCAAAGACTACGGTCAACGCAGCCCATAGCGGGCTGGTCCGCCTGCCCCAGCTGCAGGTGGGGTTTCCGAAATGGTCCCCACAGTCGATACGTTAGGACCCAAGGGCCCGgcccaccctccttcccctggTGTCGGAAGGCAGCCGGCCACGTGGGGGAGCTATGGTTGGCTGGTCCTCGTTGCGTGTTGTCTCTGGAGCTGAATGCGAACTTCATCCCATCCCCAGGACTCACAGGAGCGTTTCCTTTGCGTATTGGTTTCTTTGAGAATGTGAaaaccaccctggccagtgtggctcagtgggcagagcgtcGGCTGCGGACagagggtctgggttcgattccagtcaatggcgCAGACCTcggtgcaggctcctccccaaccctgatcagGGCGCGTGCctcctcacatcgatgtttctctccccctctccctaaacatcaatgggaaataGCCACCAGCGaggattaaaattattattaataataacaacaataataataataataataaaagaaaatttgaaagccGCGGGCGAGGATTAAAATTAttactgccctgaccggtgtggctcagtggatagagcgtcgggcctgcggactgaagggtcccaggttcgattccggtcaagggcatgtacctgggttgtgggcgcatccccagtggggggtgtgcaggaggcagctgatcgatgtttctctctcatcgatgtttctctctatccctctcccttccgctctataaaaaatcaataaaatatattttaaaaatttaaaattattattaataacaacaacaataataatgaaagaaGATGTGAAAGCCGTTCTCGGGGCACAGACGGGCCCACGCTCACCCCTGTTCTGAGCACATTCTGTGGCCGCCTTCAACCCCCCAAGCCTGGCAGGTGGGCAGAGCGCCGCCcggtttacagatgaggaaactgaggcacaggggggtgactgccctgccccaggccccccagcGGGGCGACCGCCCGGGgcgcccccagcctcccctccgccCCGGGCCGCGCTGGGAGGGGCGCGGTTCCCACGCCGGCGGGCGGAGCGTGCGGGCGGCATTAGTGCCGGGCGGTGCCCCTGAAAGACggagggcggcggggcgggggccgctCCCAAAAGGCCATCTGGCCCCGCGGAGAATGGCGCGCGGAGGGCCTCGGCCCGGCTGGGAACTCGCTGCTCCCTGACTCCGGGGTTTAACCAGCTCCCAGCTCGGGGCgccccgcgggggggggggggggcgggagggggggaggggcggggggaggggacgggaggggggggaggggcggggggggaggggacgggagggggggaggggcgggggcggggcggccacgTGGGCGGGAGGCCTCCGATGGGGCGGTGGGACCTGCGGCCGGCGCTTTCCCACCGCCCAGCCCACGCCTCCCCGGccactggggaagctgagccccGAGGCCCggctgctggagcccagggtcCGTGCCTGCTGCTCCCGGGGCCGGCGCCCCTTTGGGAACGCGGGGCCTGGTGGGAGCGGCTAAAGGGGACCCCGCGGGGCTGGGGGAACGTGCCCAGGGGTCACCCCGCTCAGAGGGCAGGAGCTCTGGGTTGTGGGACACCCTGCTACACCCCACAGCCCGGCCCCGGGGGAGGGGCTCCTCACGGTGagaggagggaagctggggaCACAGCGCGGCCCGGACCTGCCTGGCCCGCCCGGTCCTGCGagtgggaggtgggctggggtgCAAAGCCGGGCCACCATCCAGGGGCCGCCTCGGGGCAGGGTCCAGGCCCCCCTGAATCACAGGGCCGGACCCAAGTGCTCCGTTTCTGAGGTTCACCCACCGGATCCAGCGGCCCCCCACCCTGAGTCCAGGTCTGGGGTCCTTACAGCCCCGAAGGCCCGTCCCCTCCGGGCCCTGCTGCTGACCGGCCAGCGGGGTGACCGGCCCAGGCCGCTCCCTGTGGAGGCAGCGCCGCAGGCTGTGGCACCTGCTCCCCCTCAGCACCTCCGTCCCCTCCTGGGACACGGGGAGGACCCCGCCTGCCTCGGGGTCGGGGAGGCCTGGTGAGCCGTGTCCGCTGGAGAGGGGCTGCTCCGGTCTCCCCTGCTCACCcgggcccaggacccagcccccccctccccgtgggcCCCCTGCTGAGGACGCAGAGGCGCATGCACAGGGGTGCCCAGCTCGGCTGCCCTGTATTTCAGAGCCCAGGGTGCACGCCATGTCACAGACGCACAAGTTCACACAGAGacactcacaggcacacacatgcacacacatgcacacatgggcacacacgcagacacacacacaggcatacacagagacacacaggtaTACACAGGCATACACTGACTCGCacaagcacacatgcacacacacatggacacacgcacaggcacacacatgggCACATGGGCACGGACACATGATggatgcacacaggcacacacacggacacacacagagacacacacatgggcacacacaggcacacacacgggCACATGTGCATGGACACATGATGGATGCACCCAGGCACACGCACATGGgcacacgcacaggcacacacatggtcatacatgcagacacacaggcacacacacacacatatactggCTCACACaagcacacaggcacacacatgggcacacacatgggcacacacatgggcacacacacGGGCACATGTGCACGGACACATGATggatgcacacaggcacacacatgggcacaggcacacacatggacacatgcacaggcacacacgcacaggcacatGTGCATGGACACAGGGATGGATGCACACAGGCGCACACATGGTCATACATGCAGACACACAGGCATACACtggctcacacatgcacacacatgggcACGCACACACGGGCACACGGGCATGGACACAGGGATGGATGCACACAGGCGCACACATGGTCATACATGCAGACACACAGGCATACACtggctcacacatgcacacacatgggcACACGCACACGGGCACACGGGCATGGACACAGGGATGGATGCACACAGGCGCACACATGGTCATACATGCAGACACACAGGCATACACtggctcacacatgcacacacatgggcACACGCACACGGGCACACGGGCATGGACACAGGGATggatgcacacaggcacacacatggtcatacatgcagacacacaggcatacactggctcacacatgcacacacatgggcACACGCACACGGGCACACGGGCATGGACACAGGGATGGATGCACACAGGCGCACACATGGTCATACATGCAGACACACAGGCATACACtggctcacacatgcacacacatgggcACACGCACACGGGCACACGGGCATGGACACAGGGATggatgcacacaggcacacacaccgGAGCCTCTCAGCTGGACCCGGAGACCCACGGTCCCTGCTTCAGCTCAACCCCGGCTCCGGGGCGGACACTCTCTCCGCTGGGAAAGCCCCTCAGACGCCCtctctgagccacacccgcccttcctctgtgtccccccccccacacctgcacctcctccaggaagcctccctggCAGCCCCTTCCCTTCACCCCGTCCAGCGGTGCCGCCAGCCCCCGAGCTGTCAGCCTGGCCCGGGGCCCCCAGAACTGCGCCCCCAGAAACCACGCCGGCCCCTCTGGAGAGCAGCCAGAAGGAAAACCAACCAAACCGACGTCCCCAAGACTGTTGGCATGTGGGCCGCTCACCCCTCTCCCGCTCAAGTGGGCGCCCTGGGCAGAGGGGCCCATCCACACCCCAGTTCCCCACAGGCAGGGTCCCCAGCCCCATCGCCCAGCCCCTCTCGGCCCAGCGTCTGCTGCAGGGGACGGGGTCCCACGGGGGGCGCAGGGAGGTATCGCAGCCCAGGTCTGCGTGGGGTGCAGGGAGCTAAGGTgaagctgggctgggggtggaggcgggCTTCCTCCTGGCCTCTCCGCGGGTGGCCCCCAGCACTCCCACGGGCGGCGTGGAGCTGAGCCCGGCCTTTCCCACTCTGCTCAGCGGCTCAGCCAGAGGCAGCGCGGCCTCCAACCCCGTGAAGCTGCTGGCCTttgtgtcccccgccccccccccgccctctccgTCTGCAGCTGGGCCTGGCCCTCGCTGTGCCCCTCCCTGTGCGCTGCCCGGGTTCGAGCCTGCTGGGGAGAGGCAGTCAGGTGTCCCCAGGTGCCCAACTCTCCTGGGAACCCCGCCCTCCATGGACCCCACTCAGTGAGCACCCCAgacaccgcccccctccccacctgggctCAGTGCAGCCCTCCCTGCCACTCCCCCGCCTCCCTCTGCTGCTCAGGAAGGAGAAAGGCAGCCTCCGTGGGTTCGGGTTCGAGGCCCAGCTCCGACCCTCCCCTCCTCGctgtgcccaggccccaggggtAGGAGGCCTGTGCCTGCCGCTCCCGGCTCCGCCATGACCCACATTGTGCACCTTGTCCAGAGAATCATGTCCCAGATCTGGGCAGAGGCAGGCTGGGCACTGCAGTCCCTCGGACCAGCCTGCCTGCAGGGCGCTGGGCAGCCGCGGTGCCAATGGCAGCTGGAGGCTGGGgctgcctggctggggaggagggtgtggcTAGTCTCTAAgaaatcctctttttttaaacaaaaatactaatttttaggtggatttttatttatttatttacttattaaatatattttattgatttttcacagagaggaagggagagggatagagttggaaacattgatgagagagaaacatcgatcagctgcctcctgcacaccccccacaggggatgtgcccgcaaccatggtacatgcccttgaccgggatcgaacccaggacctttcagtccgaaggttgacgctctgtccactgagccacaccggttagggctttagGTGGattttcagaggagagagagggggagggagactaTCGATGAGAGAtacactgatcggttgcctccggTTAGCGCCAGGACCACCCTGACAGCCAGGGatggagccagaaacccaggcctgtgcccggACCGGAGCAAACCCTCCACTTCCGGCCCAGGACGGCGCTCCCACCGCCGCCACGGGCCAGGGCCGCCCCccgtttttaaattattattattgtggtgAAAGACACAGAACATAAAATGTGCCGTGTTCACCGTCTCTGCGCGCACAGCTCAGGGACAAGCACATTCACAGCGCTGTGCAGCCGGCACCGCCATCCTTTCTAGAACTTTCCATCTTCCCAACGAACTCCGTCCCcattaaacacccccccccccccccgcccctgcaccaGCGCCGCCTCTGTCCAGGGACCTGAGCCTCCAGGGCCCCTGGGGGCGGGATCGCGGCCTCTGCCTTCTGAGCCTGGCTCCTGTCAAGGGCATGGCGTCCCCGGGGCCCATCCACGTTGTAACGTCGGAGCTCCGGTCCCGTTCAGGGCGCAGTGAGATTCCTGCGCGACCGGCCGTTCGTCCCTCCGTCCGCCCGCTGCTGCCCCTCGTGGCGAGTGTGAGTGacgctgggggggcggggagacgggACACAGGCATCCCTCCCAGACCCTGCTTTTGATGCTTTTGATTCCTTTGGGGAGACCTCGGGGTGGGGTTGCCGAACCCCGTCACTCCGCGTTTAAATTTTgtttgtaaatacatttttattgatttcagagaggaagggagaggagagagaaacatccatgatgagagaatcattgatcagctgcctcctgcacgccccccactgggatggagctcgcaaccgggcctgtgccctcacctcctggttcataggttgacgctcaactgttgagccacgctggccgggctccatgtttaatttttgaggGGCCTCCGCACTGGCTTCCCGAGGGCCCCTTTGGCGCTCGGGACAGATGCCCGCCCCTGTGTGCCCTTCGCTTTGCAAtcaccctggggggggggggtgactgaGAGATGGGGTGGGCCCTGGCCCCCGGCTCAGGGGTCCACAGCAGGGGCCCTGCCTGAAAAAACCCACGGCTGTTTCTGGGGAGCATTGACTctggaacccccccaccccaccgggGCCTGCTGagagccggggggcgggggcaggacagACACCCCTCGTGCTCAGAGCCTCAGCTGGAGGAAGGACCCCACTCCAGCTGCTGGGGGCGGCCCAGGCAGAGGATCCAACCCCCACACATTCCGGGTGCCAAGCCCGCCAGCCGCCagcccttgccccctccccctcccccctcggcccctccccccagctgtgcGGCCACTCACCTTGGACGCGTGAGCCGGGAGCCCGGGAGTTTCCCACACTTTGGCCCATTCACAGGGCTAAAGGGCCCACAAAGCCGGCGTGTGCCTGGAGGCCCGAGCTGCCATCTGGCCTACACGGGGAGGGGCGGCCTTTCATCCCGGCGGGGACTTAACACCATTCATCCCGCATTTCCCACAACCGAAAATTGGATCAAAGTTGCCCTGGTCCCGGgaagaggggcggggggagggggcgccccaTGGCCCTCCCTGGCCTTGGGCCAGCCACCCTGCCACTGCGGGTGGGCGCACACTTGGGCAGAGCGGGGGCTGGACCGTGACTCCTGGCACGTGTGTCTCACTGGGGCTGAGAGCTGGCTCGGAAGAGGGAGCCCGGGCAGGACACAGCCCCAGCCAACTGCCCCTCCGAAGCTGGGGGGCCCCCCTTTAGGGAGAGCCCTGAGGGCCGCCCTCcccgccagcagccaggcagccaggccaCAGGAGGCTCAGCTTGTGGAGGCTGCGGCCAGGGCCCTTgctcccgcaccccccaccccctcagcaccCCCTGGGGCTGGCCCTCACCCCCAGGGACACACCCAGCACAAGCCTCACTCTGGCTGCAGAAGGGCTCCACTGGGCACCCGCAGAGCCTGCAGCACCTGCCCGCCCACACCCACGGTGCCAGCCCCTGCCGGTGCCCGGCTGTGAGCAGGGGGTGAGCATGCGGCTCGGCAGCCCATCACAGCTCACCCGGTGCCTCTGCCCTTTGGCGTCAAACCAGAGCCGATCCCTGCGGTGGGGCCCCATCTGCTCGGGAAGAACCGCTCACAGCAAGGCCCCTCAGCGTCACCCGCCTCCCCACAGCCGCTGGAACTGGGTCCCCTTCACGAGGGGAGGTgtaggcggggggaggggagggcagctacCAGAGGGTGGGTAGgtcctgcctctcctccctccagagCCACCCAAGGGTTCCACCCCTGGAACCCCCAGCCCAGCTCATCCCAGGGGCGACCAGCTGCCCGTGGGCCCCGCTGTGCTGGCTCCCGCCAAGCCGGCCCCACAGCCCTGACACCGTCTCCTGCTTCCCCGTGGGTCCTCTGGGGTCACCAAAGGCCCCTTGCGCAGCGGGGACTGGACTTCTGCTCGGAGCCCCGGTGGCTGCCAGGACCCCGGCGGGGTCTGATCGGCCCCTGTGAGGCTCTGGAGTTCCAGCCACACTCGGGCAGCTGCCGTCCAGCTGTGCCCCTGGTTTAAAATGGGGCTACCGTGCCCGATGCTGGCCATGGCTGCCCGAGCGAGCGGAGGCCTGCCTCCCCCCGGGCCCCTCCCCAGTCCCCGTGGGACAGCTGGTTCCTGGCTGTGGAGAACCAGAGGGAGGTGGTCTGGGCAGAGGGGCGCTCCTGGCAGACCCTCTCCTAGGCCTCAGCTGGTCGGTACCAGGATGATCAGTTTTACCCGTGGGTCCCGGGGGCCCGTCTGAGCTGGTACCGCCTTCGTGGGGACTCCAGGCTGCCCTGCTCTGACCCTCATGCCTGCCACCTGGCACCCCCACCCTCAAAACATCCAGGCAAAGCCAGCCCTAGCAGTGCCCGCCAGACTGTGAGCCCGGGCAGGACTCTGGCCacatggtgtgtgtgttgggggggcacCTGTGCGTTCACAGCACCCGAGATGCCAGGGCATGATAGGCTGCTCCTGGGGCACTGGCTGGGgtaggctctgtgctgggcacatCACCTCCCCTGGCTCCCTGAAGCTCCCTAAAGCCAGCCAGGGACGCAGGCGGCCCATGTTCCAGGCTGGAGAAGTCCTGCGTCCCAGGTGACACCCTGGGacctgccacagaggcaggcgTGCGGCCCTGAGTGTGGGCCCCTCTTCCACCTGTGCATGGGGGGGTGCCCGACCCCCGGGGTCAGCAGGTCCCTGTAGGGAGGGTGCCCGCGGCCCTGGAAGCCACTGCATTTGTTCATCAGGACGCACGTCCCTTATctgccagccagcagccgggagtcgctggggaggggagaggtcgctccttcctgcccccccccccccccccccgcctgggaAAAGGCAGCACATTGAGGCGCGGGCTCCCAGCATCGGGCCGGATGCTAATGAGGGCGGGCGCGTTCCCACAGCCCGGACATTGTGCCCGCGGCCCACCTGCTCCTCGGGGAGCGCATTGTGCCCGCGCCCATTCACAGGCAATCAGCGTGCGCTAATGGCCGGCGCCTTTGTGCGGCCCGCGCGCCATTGGCCGCCGAGTGTGGGAACGGCCGCGGCGCCCGGGCCCCAGGCGCCAGCCCGCCGCGCGCGCCTATAAAGGGGTCGGTCCGCGCCGCCCGGACGCGCCTGGCCGCCCGCCGCTCCCGCTCCCCGTCCGCTCGCCGCTCTCCGCGCAGCATGGCCCCCAGCACCGCGGCCGTGGAGCTGCTGAGCCCCAAAGAGAAAAACCGAGTAAGTGCGCCGCCCGCCGGCCCCGCACTCCCCTTCCCGCGCCCCACTTCCTGCGCCCCCGCCAGCCCCGAACCCCGCACTCCCTTCCCGCGCCCCCGCCGGCCCCGAACCCCGCACTCCCTTCCCGCGCCCCCGCCGGCCCCACACCCCGTGCTCCCTGCCCGCGCCCCCGTTCCCGCGCCCTGACGCCCCCGTCCCCGCAGCTGCGGAAGCCCGTGGTGGAGAAGATGCGCCGCGACCGCATCAACAGCAGCATCGAGCAGCTGAAGCTGCTGCTGGAGCAGGAGTTCGCGCGGCACCAGCCCAACTCCAAGCTGGAGAAGGCGGACATCCTGGAGATGGCCGTGAGCTACCTGAAGCACAGCAAGGGTGagccgcgccccgcccgcccgcccgccccgcgccccgcccgcccgcgcccggcGCTCACCGCCCGCTGTCTCCCGCAGCCTTCGCCGCCGCGGGCCCCAAGAGCCGGCACCAGGACTTCAGCGAGGGCTACGCgtggtgcctgcaggaggccgtGCAGTTCCTCACGCTGCACGCGGCCGGCGACACGCAGATGAAGCTGCTCTACCACTTCCAGCGCCCGCCCGCCGCGCCCGGCGCCCCCGCCCCGGAGCCCAAGGCGGCGGCACCCCCGGCGGCCAAGGCCGGCACCGCGGCGCACCCGCCCTCCCGCGGCCTCTGGCGGCCCTGGTGACCCCGCGGGCGTGCGGGCTGCCGCCGGGACCCGAGGGCCAGCCTGGCGCGCGGGGCGGAGCCGCTCCCGCCGCCGGTCCCGCCGGCTGGGCGCCCGCCTCGCTCTCTGGGCCGGGCCGGCCGGGCCCTCTCGGAGAACGCGCCGCAGAGCCGCGCGCCGGGACGGCCGGGCCGCCCTCTGCGTCCGACCCCACGGGTCGCTGCGTTTGCGTTTCCGCAAGTGGCTTCTGGGAAGTCCCCGCTCGGGTTCCAGGACGTTCGTAGGCGGGACCGTCCTGCCGGCCTCCGCGGCACATTTGCCTTTTGTGAAGGCGGAACTCTAGGTGCGTCCTCATAGGAAGCGTGTCAGCCCCGAGGGGCGGAGGGACCGCGGGCCGGGCCGCTGCCGGGTCGGGGCTCGCAGTGGGCCGAGTGCGGGTCTCCACCGTGATCCTTAAAGGatccctgggtgggtgggtgctcGTGGGCTTGACTCTGTACTCAGAATCTGAACTCAGTCACGTGGGAGCCACGGGCCTGTTCTTCGGACTTCAATAAAATCTGGCTCTCTGGTCCTCGCTGTCCTCGTGCgttcctgggggggtggggggtgggggaggggacactaTCATGAGTGCAACCGTGGTGGGACTCTCGGGTCACAGGAAGaagggctgggtgctgggagggaggaggggaggcagggagaagctggggggaggaggggagaagctgggagggaggagctggggggggcgggcaagggagaagctgggaggcaggggcacACCACCCAGTGCAGGAGGAGGGGACAGCCGGAGACCTGGACTCCTGGCCCAGCCTCTCACCAGCTCCCTGAGAGCACAGTGACAGCTCGGACCTTCCGGCTCTCCCCGAAGGCCACGGCCTGCACTGGAGCGCTTGCTGCCACAAAGGGGTTTAGCCGGCCAAACACACAGGAAAAGAtgtttgtcccccccccccccggcccttcCCGCGTGGCCTGGCCGGCAGCACCCACCCCTGGACAGGCCCCCGGGGgcacctgccctccctgctggaggAACAGGCAGTGCAGGCTGCAGGGGGTTGACGGAGTCTGCAGGAATCTAGAGGCTCCTGAATTGCCAAGGGGCATATCCACACTGTGGGGATGAGCTGGCTGTGGGACCAGAGGCATTATTTTCACAGATGCGGGGCCCAGCCCggcccccctccttcctgctcagcACTTCCCTCCCCGCCATCGTCCATCCCTTTCCATCTACTCTGCAGGGAATGTCCAATGGCGCCCCCTCCCGGCCAGCCCAGTGCCTGCAGGTAGTCTCTGGGGTcccttgctcaggcctggggAGAGCGAGCCAGGAACAGGGAGCTGCCTCCTCCACTTGAAGCATTTACTGCAGGCAcccccctgcccaggctcctGGATGCCTGAGAGCCTCTTGGGAGCAGACCCCTGCACCCTTccacccaggcctccccacctagagccgcacccccacccccaggaggacACCTGCCAGGCTGCCTCCCCCTGGCCTGATGCCCGATGCCCGGCACGGCCCCTCCTGTGAATCAGCCTGGAGCTCGCTGCTCCGCAGGCCCGGGCTCCGTCCGGCCCCCCTGCCAGGCATCGGGCATGCTAGGAGGTGGCCGAGGCCCTAGAAATGAAGTTACCAGCCTAGGGTCACTTCACTTGGCAGGCGGGCGCCAAAGCCACTTAGGGGCCCCCAACGCTGCTCCCAACGCTGAGCTCTTTCCCAAAGCACCCCAGTGTCTCTGCAGGGGACACATCTGTGCGGGTCCCCGAGCTACCCCACCTGTGCTCCTGTCCCGGCTTTGGGAGTTTTCTCAGCTTGTCCCTTGCAAACGCTCATTGGTTCCCCTCTGGGCGGAGGgcagcctcctccaggcaggctCCCGGGCGCTCTCTGCGGGTGGGGCCATCAGAGCACACAGCCCCCCCAGTTGTGAGCCCTTCACTCTCTGGCTCACAGTCCGGCATGTCTGTCTGCTCTGCCCTCGAGGGCAGGGTCCCCAGTACCCGTCCGGCGTGTAGCTCCGATAGCCCAGCATCCCTGGAGGCCCAGGCGACGGGTCACAGGCGCCTTCCCGCGCCGGTGCCAGGCTTTCAGCCCCACTGGCGGGGAGCCAGGTCTCCGGGGGCCTGCAAGGCCCAGCGCCCCGCTGCCCTGGCTCGGAGCCCCGAGGCCAGCAGACAGCAGTGCAGAGGTTATGTGTGGGGCTCCCTTCCGGCCCGGGCCTCTGGCACCCCTGCCCGGGCCGCCCGGAGTCGGTCCTCCAGCGGCCCAGACCACAGAGGCGAGCCGGCCGGGGGCCGGCCCGGAGCCTCATTAGCATAATCTATGCGCGGGGGGCGTTTAGCAGTCAAATATATGCGCATATATCTCCATGGCTGATGAGGCTGGCCGGGCACATTCAAAATGGCGGAGTGTGGAGCGAGCGGCAGCGGGAGCAGCGGGGACGGCCTGGACAAGAGCATCACGCTGCCCCCCGACGAGATCTTCCGCAATCTGGAGAACGCCAAGCGCTTCGCCATAGATATCGGTAGCCG is drawn from Myotis daubentonii chromosome 3, mMyoDau2.1, whole genome shotgun sequence and contains these coding sequences:
- the HES5 gene encoding transcription factor HES-5, coding for MAPSTAAVELLSPKEKNRLRKPVVEKMRRDRINSSIEQLKLLLEQEFARHQPNSKLEKADILEMAVSYLKHSKAFAAAGPKSRHQDFSEGYAWCLQEAVQFLTLHAAGDTQMKLLYHFQRPPAAPGAPAPEPKAAAPPAAKAGTAAHPPSRGLWRPW